A genomic window from Catenulispora sp. GP43 includes:
- a CDS encoding cell wall-binding repeat-containing protein — protein sequence MVQRRIARIGSLGTAGIVLGSLVGATAAPAEASTTISVDNSRDGWDSSEPGLSPANAASSDFGQLFSTKLDGQVYAQPIVVPAKNGRTAPILIAATETNNVYGLDPVTGAILWHINVGPAWPSINNPAGDVNCTDLAPVIGITATPVYDAATDSVFFAAKVNTADHTKPIYAMHSVDPGSGNERANFPVTIQGHPTNAPGVTFNPQAELSRAGLLDLNGTVYVSFGSICDQLHYRGYVAGVNAAAGGSVKTMWTSSVAGDGGGIWQSGGGLVADASGDIYLSTGNGPFPAAGPGLTQPGKAPQGNVGMSVVRLGVQQDGSLVTKDFFTPADTASLNTNDQDLGSGAPVALPDSFGTAKVPHLMVQIGKDGRLFLLNRDNLGGMQQGAPATPGGPPTDAVVQTIGPLDGVWGHPAVWGGDGGYVYVVGNPGSGGMLRAFKIGQDASGNPTLTLAGTSSQPFPFGSGSPIITSDGTASGSATLWVVYSNGSAGTGAQLMAFNAIPDSNGWKPIATLPIGTASKFVVADSDSNRVYVGTRDGNIIAFGRPASSILNGSSTDFGTVPVGQAGGAAGQVTLTATKNLTINSLTSNNPAFTLGPNAPALPITLTANQSVTVPMTFTPTVQGVAVGALTASITTASGAAGSYAFGLRGTGSGPGLTASPGSVDFSDSNDPTPTGTSVKSSVQLQNFSGNPVTIQSVQTPAAPFSIIGSLPAAGTVIAPNGSLALPVAYSPTVPSPASGDHDSITVNTDAGPLQIPLSGEAVNAVKSVSVSPMAIDFGLVPPGTSVTKDITVANTGNVPVTLDKFKPPAGIFSTSTTVSEGFTLDVGNSVDIPVTFSPTDYSAQTAQFEMTPDTGQGAMYIQLSGNNPVLTGPATTDFGSVPTGSGASTSGSVMLTATENLTINSLSISDPAFAPGPNSPALPISLTAGQQVTLPLIFKPTAAGPTNATLTASVSDGGKTPSYSFGLTGTANGTGLSAPAVAFGTPTPLAAGTTSSQTVAVRNVTSVPVTITSVTAPNAPFSAAGPTPGTVIPAGGTLNVNVSYAPAGPSPAGGDTGRLTLGTAGGPLTVDLRGQAVTTVTRVAGGDRYQTGVEASQSLWANAGGDTSGRAQAREVVLARGDAFPDALAGVPLAADVHGPLLLTDSHTLTPETEAEIHRILPTGSRVDILGGTSAVSDDVAKRLTALGYTVQRYGGTDRYGTALQIAQRINPSKVILATGLNYADALTAGPFATGPGSANGVPAAILLTDDKLMDPATAAYVHRFAASSTSANPTLYAVGGQAVTAAQRTGGYVKGFFGSDRYGTATQVVQAFPGPLHRLGIASGGGFADALTGGAATAAEGGAMVIVPPALSTGLSSLLSGLAPQLAQVSIFGGPAVVSPAEAGQITSAVRGRSS from the coding sequence ATGGTTCAGCGACGTATAGCCCGAATAGGTTCGCTCGGGACGGCGGGCATCGTGCTCGGCTCCCTGGTCGGAGCCACCGCGGCGCCCGCTGAAGCGTCGACGACCATCTCGGTCGACAACTCCCGGGACGGCTGGGACAGCTCGGAGCCGGGGCTGAGCCCGGCGAACGCCGCGTCGTCGGACTTCGGGCAGCTGTTCTCGACCAAGCTGGACGGCCAGGTCTACGCCCAGCCCATCGTGGTGCCGGCGAAGAACGGCCGGACCGCGCCGATCCTGATCGCGGCCACCGAGACCAACAACGTCTACGGCCTGGACCCGGTCACCGGGGCGATCCTGTGGCACATCAACGTCGGTCCGGCCTGGCCCTCGATCAACAACCCGGCCGGCGACGTGAACTGCACCGACCTGGCCCCGGTCATCGGGATCACGGCGACCCCGGTCTACGACGCGGCCACCGACTCGGTGTTCTTCGCCGCGAAGGTGAACACGGCCGACCACACGAAGCCGATCTACGCGATGCACTCCGTGGATCCCGGCTCCGGCAATGAACGCGCCAACTTCCCGGTCACGATCCAGGGGCACCCCACCAACGCGCCGGGCGTCACCTTCAACCCCCAGGCCGAGCTCTCCCGGGCGGGCCTGCTGGATCTGAACGGGACCGTCTATGTCTCCTTCGGCAGCATCTGCGACCAGCTGCACTACCGGGGCTACGTCGCCGGCGTCAACGCCGCCGCCGGCGGGTCGGTCAAGACCATGTGGACCTCGAGCGTGGCCGGCGACGGCGGCGGCATCTGGCAGTCCGGCGGCGGCCTCGTGGCCGACGCCTCGGGCGACATCTACCTGAGCACCGGCAACGGCCCCTTCCCCGCCGCCGGCCCCGGCCTGACCCAGCCGGGCAAGGCCCCTCAGGGCAATGTCGGGATGTCGGTGGTGCGGCTCGGCGTCCAGCAGGACGGGTCGCTGGTCACCAAGGACTTCTTCACGCCCGCCGACACGGCCAGCCTGAACACCAACGACCAGGACCTGGGCTCGGGCGCGCCGGTCGCGCTGCCGGACAGCTTCGGGACGGCGAAGGTGCCGCACCTGATGGTGCAGATCGGCAAGGACGGCCGGCTGTTCCTGCTGAACCGGGACAACCTCGGCGGAATGCAGCAGGGCGCGCCGGCCACGCCCGGCGGCCCGCCGACGGACGCCGTCGTGCAGACCATCGGCCCCCTCGACGGTGTCTGGGGACACCCGGCGGTCTGGGGCGGCGACGGCGGATACGTGTACGTGGTCGGGAACCCCGGCAGCGGCGGGATGCTGCGGGCGTTCAAGATCGGCCAGGACGCCTCGGGCAATCCGACGCTGACGCTGGCCGGCACCTCGTCCCAGCCGTTCCCGTTCGGCAGCGGCTCGCCGATCATCACCTCCGACGGCACCGCCTCGGGGAGCGCCACGCTGTGGGTGGTCTACTCCAACGGCAGCGCCGGGACGGGCGCGCAGCTGATGGCGTTCAACGCGATCCCGGACTCCAACGGCTGGAAGCCCATCGCGACCCTGCCGATCGGCACGGCGTCGAAGTTCGTGGTCGCCGACAGCGACTCCAACCGTGTCTACGTCGGTACCCGTGACGGGAACATCATCGCGTTCGGCCGTCCGGCGTCCTCGATCCTGAACGGCTCGTCGACCGACTTCGGCACGGTGCCGGTCGGCCAGGCCGGCGGGGCCGCCGGCCAGGTCACGCTGACCGCGACCAAGAACCTGACGATCAACAGCCTGACGAGCAACAACCCGGCCTTCACGCTGGGCCCGAACGCCCCGGCCCTGCCGATCACGCTGACCGCCAACCAGTCGGTGACCGTGCCGATGACCTTCACGCCGACCGTGCAGGGGGTCGCCGTCGGCGCGCTGACCGCGAGCATCACCACGGCCAGCGGGGCCGCCGGCTCCTACGCCTTCGGGCTGCGCGGCACGGGTAGCGGGCCCGGGCTGACCGCTTCGCCGGGTTCTGTGGACTTCTCGGACAGCAATGATCCGACGCCCACGGGTACCAGCGTCAAGAGCTCCGTCCAGCTCCAGAACTTCAGCGGCAACCCGGTCACGATCCAGTCGGTCCAGACGCCCGCGGCACCGTTCTCCATCATCGGCAGCCTGCCCGCCGCCGGCACCGTGATCGCGCCGAACGGGAGCCTGGCCTTGCCGGTCGCCTACTCGCCGACGGTTCCGTCGCCGGCCTCGGGCGACCACGACTCGATCACGGTGAACACCGACGCCGGGCCGCTGCAGATCCCGCTGAGCGGTGAGGCCGTCAACGCGGTCAAGTCGGTCAGCGTCTCGCCGATGGCGATCGACTTCGGCCTGGTGCCCCCCGGGACCTCGGTGACCAAGGACATCACCGTCGCCAACACCGGGAACGTGCCGGTGACGCTCGACAAGTTCAAGCCCCCGGCGGGGATCTTCAGCACCTCGACCACCGTCTCCGAGGGGTTCACCCTGGACGTCGGCAACTCGGTCGACATCCCGGTCACGTTCTCGCCGACCGACTACTCGGCGCAGACGGCGCAGTTCGAGATGACGCCCGACACCGGCCAGGGCGCGATGTACATCCAGCTCAGCGGCAACAATCCGGTGCTCACCGGGCCGGCGACGACCGACTTCGGATCGGTGCCCACCGGTTCGGGAGCCAGTACCAGCGGCTCGGTCATGCTGACCGCCACCGAGAACCTGACCATCAACAGCCTGTCGATCAGCGATCCGGCCTTCGCCCCGGGCCCGAACAGCCCGGCCCTGCCGATCTCGCTCACCGCCGGCCAGCAGGTCACGCTGCCGCTGATCTTCAAGCCGACCGCGGCCGGCCCGACGAACGCGACGCTGACCGCGTCGGTGTCCGACGGCGGGAAGACACCGTCCTACTCCTTCGGCCTGACCGGCACGGCCAACGGCACCGGACTGTCCGCCCCGGCCGTGGCCTTCGGCACCCCGACGCCGCTGGCCGCCGGCACGACCAGCAGCCAGACCGTCGCGGTCCGGAACGTCACGTCGGTACCGGTCACCATCACCTCGGTCACGGCGCCGAACGCGCCCTTCAGCGCCGCCGGGCCGACGCCGGGAACGGTCATCCCCGCCGGCGGCACGCTGAACGTGAACGTCTCCTACGCGCCCGCCGGCCCGTCGCCGGCCGGCGGGGACACGGGACGGCTGACCCTGGGGACCGCCGGCGGCCCGCTGACCGTCGATCTGCGCGGCCAGGCGGTGACCACGGTGACCCGGGTCGCCGGCGGCGACCGCTACCAGACCGGTGTCGAGGCCTCGCAGAGCTTGTGGGCGAACGCCGGCGGCGACACCTCGGGCCGGGCCCAGGCTCGCGAAGTCGTGCTGGCTCGCGGCGACGCGTTCCCCGACGCCCTGGCCGGCGTCCCGCTGGCGGCGGACGTGCACGGCCCGCTGCTGCTCACCGACTCGCACACGCTGACGCCGGAGACCGAGGCGGAGATCCACCGGATCCTGCCGACCGGTTCCCGGGTGGACATCCTGGGCGGCACGAGCGCGGTGTCCGACGACGTGGCCAAGCGGCTGACCGCCCTGGGCTACACCGTTCAGCGCTACGGCGGCACCGACCGCTATGGCACGGCCCTGCAGATCGCGCAGCGCATCAACCCGTCGAAGGTCATCCTGGCGACCGGTCTGAACTACGCCGACGCCCTGACCGCCGGCCCGTTCGCCACCGGCCCGGGCTCCGCGAACGGCGTCCCGGCGGCGATCCTGCTGACCGACGACAAGCTGATGGATCCGGCGACCGCCGCGTACGTCCATCGGTTCGCTGCCTCGTCCACGTCGGCCAATCCGACTCTCTACGCGGTCGGCGGCCAGGCGGTCACCGCGGCGCAGAGGACCGGCGGTTACGTGAAGGGCTTCTTCGGCAGCGACCGCTATGGCACGGCCACCCAGGTCGTCCAGGCCTTCCCCGGACCGCTGCACCGCCTCGGCATCGCCTCCGGCGGCGGCTTCGCCGACGCGCTCACCGGCGGGGCGGCGACGGCTGCCGAGGGAGGCGCGATGGTGATCGTCCCGCCGGCGCTGAGCACCGGGCTGAGCAGCCTGCTGAGCGGTTTGGCGCCGCAGCTGGCGCAGGTCTCGATCTTCGGCGGGCCGGCCGTGGTCTCGCCCGCGGAGGCCGGCCAGATCACTTCGGCGGTGCGCGGACGCAGTAGCTGA
- a CDS encoding ferredoxin has translation MKLLLDATLCEGYGVCQEQAPAQIELDDFGYAAILAAEVPADGEAAVRAAVAACPNRALRLEPQR, from the coding sequence ATGAAACTGCTGTTGGACGCCACCCTGTGCGAGGGCTACGGCGTGTGCCAGGAACAGGCCCCCGCCCAGATCGAACTCGACGACTTCGGCTACGCCGCGATCCTCGCGGCCGAGGTCCCGGCCGACGGTGAGGCGGCCGTCCGGGCCGCCGTCGCAGCCTGCCCCAACCGCGCGCTGCGCCTGGAGCCGCAGCGATGA
- a CDS encoding 3-hydroxybutyryl-CoA dehydrogenase, which translates to MHLIGVVGCGQMGSGIAEVCARAGFEVVVTETGAAAAAAGRARIEASLGRARDRGKITDQERDKALSLIEVTADFDRLADRDLVIEAVAEDEPGKLAVFARLDAAVRRRDAILATNTSSIPVIRLATATSRPEHVIGMHFFNPVPVLSLVELVPSLATHPATEARAARFATVALGKEVIRARDRAGFIVNALLIPYLLGATRMLESGLATVQDIDRGMVLGCAYPLGPLALADLIGLDTVKAIAESMYAEFKDPQHSPPPLLARMVEAGHLGRKSGRGFHTYG; encoded by the coding sequence TTGCACCTGATCGGCGTCGTCGGCTGCGGCCAGATGGGCTCGGGCATCGCAGAGGTCTGTGCCCGCGCGGGCTTCGAGGTGGTGGTGACCGAGACCGGCGCCGCGGCCGCCGCGGCCGGCCGGGCCCGCATCGAGGCCTCATTGGGGCGGGCTCGGGACCGGGGCAAGATCACCGATCAGGAGCGCGACAAGGCCCTGAGCCTCATCGAGGTCACCGCCGACTTCGACCGCCTGGCCGACCGCGACCTGGTGATCGAGGCGGTGGCCGAGGACGAGCCGGGCAAGCTGGCCGTCTTCGCCCGCCTCGACGCGGCGGTGCGCCGCCGTGACGCGATCCTGGCGACCAACACCTCCAGCATCCCGGTGATCCGCCTGGCCACGGCGACCTCGCGCCCGGAGCACGTGATCGGCATGCACTTCTTCAACCCGGTCCCGGTCCTGAGCCTGGTCGAACTGGTCCCGTCCCTGGCGACGCACCCGGCGACGGAGGCCCGCGCCGCCCGCTTCGCGACCGTAGCCCTGGGCAAGGAGGTGATCCGGGCCAGGGACCGAGCCGGCTTCATCGTCAACGCCCTGCTGATCCCCTACCTGCTGGGCGCCACCAGGATGCTGGAATCAGGCCTGGCCACGGTCCAGGACATCGATCGCGGCATGGTTCTGGGCTGTGCGTACCCGCTCGGCCCGCTGGCCCTGGCGGACCTCATCGGACTCGACACCGTGAAGGCGATCGCGGAGTCGATGTACGCGGAGTTCAAGGATCCGCAGCACTCACCACCCCCGCTCCTGGCCCGCATGGTCGAGGCCGGGCACCTCGGCCGCAAGTCCGGGCGGGGCTTCCACACCTACGGCTGA
- a CDS encoding acyl-CoA dehydrogenase family protein, producing the protein MDFRYTPAQRDLKQRAADYVKLLMRYEDQAEQARGALPKDIVRELTRAAMDAGVYAINMPVQWGGPGLSLLEQVIVEEEFGKATNCLWDIPWRPSNVLAYGTPEQREKYLLPIIRGEKFDAFAVTEPEAGSDPSSGVTVARRTEGGWLLSGEKWFVTCGDIADFLLVQADALVETADGSGPLKLATLFFVDKNAPGLRMTRVPHFMHHAVNGHPEFTLTDVFVADEDVLGEVGQGYELTKEWFTDERLMIAARTVGAAERALQEARDWAAERQAFGKPIGEFQLIQGMLADCAVDIAVNRAYTHQVAWEADQPDTDRKTLHAKASTAKLAASEAAGRVADRCVQIFGGRGYDSAYAVERIFRELRVDRIWEGTSEIQRVIIANELIKRGTRSLALPQPAAKKEN; encoded by the coding sequence ATGGACTTCCGATACACGCCCGCCCAGCGGGACCTCAAACAGCGCGCCGCCGACTACGTCAAGCTCCTCATGCGGTACGAGGACCAGGCCGAGCAGGCCCGCGGCGCGCTCCCGAAGGACATAGTCAGGGAGCTGACCCGCGCCGCGATGGATGCCGGCGTCTACGCGATCAACATGCCGGTCCAGTGGGGCGGCCCGGGGCTGTCGCTGCTGGAGCAGGTGATCGTCGAGGAGGAGTTCGGCAAGGCGACGAACTGCCTGTGGGACATCCCTTGGCGGCCGTCGAATGTCCTGGCCTACGGCACGCCCGAACAGCGGGAGAAGTACCTGCTGCCGATCATCCGCGGTGAGAAGTTCGACGCCTTCGCGGTCACCGAACCCGAGGCCGGGTCGGACCCGAGCAGCGGCGTCACGGTCGCCCGGCGGACCGAGGGTGGGTGGCTGCTCAGCGGCGAGAAGTGGTTCGTCACGTGCGGCGACATCGCGGACTTCCTGTTGGTGCAGGCCGACGCGCTGGTGGAGACCGCGGACGGCTCCGGCCCGCTGAAGCTCGCGACGCTGTTCTTCGTCGACAAGAACGCGCCGGGGCTGCGGATGACGCGGGTCCCGCACTTCATGCACCACGCGGTCAACGGCCACCCCGAGTTCACGCTCACCGACGTCTTCGTCGCCGACGAGGACGTGCTCGGCGAGGTCGGCCAGGGCTACGAGCTGACCAAGGAGTGGTTCACCGACGAACGCCTGATGATCGCGGCGCGCACCGTCGGCGCCGCGGAGCGCGCGTTGCAGGAGGCGCGCGACTGGGCCGCCGAACGCCAGGCGTTCGGCAAGCCGATCGGCGAGTTCCAGCTGATCCAGGGCATGCTCGCGGACTGCGCCGTCGACATCGCCGTGAACCGCGCCTACACCCACCAGGTCGCGTGGGAGGCCGACCAGCCGGACACCGACCGCAAGACCCTGCACGCCAAGGCCTCGACCGCCAAGCTCGCCGCGAGCGAGGCGGCCGGCCGGGTCGCCGACCGCTGCGTGCAGATCTTCGGCGGCCGCGGCTACGACAGCGCGTACGCCGTCGAGCGCATCTTCCGCGAGCTGCGGGTGGACCGGATCTGGGAGGGGACCTCCGAGATCCAGCGCGTGATCATCGCCAACGAGCTGATCAAGCGCGGTACCCGTTCGCTCGCGTTGCCCCAGCCCGCCGCCAAGAAAGAGAACTGA
- a CDS encoding acetate--CoA ligase family protein, with protein MSRDLAPLSRDLAPLFDPVSVAVVGASDDPAKYGHAIASQALRAPHRRPIHLVNRRGGTVLGQSAAPSLTALGEPVGLVVVSVPAPVYEQTVEEALACGARAIVAVTAGFAETGAEGLARQRAVAEKVRAAGAVLVGPNCLGIADNTTELYLASDAFDLGGVALLSQSGNLALELQLAFAPHGLGFSRFVSLGNQSDVTLVDLVRDCARHDATKAIAVYAEDFGDGRAFAQAAATAGKPVVLLSAGRGAAAARSAASHTGALTTSAAIVAAACRDAGVELVRTPREMTAVLAAVAGGRRARGRRVAVFTDGGGHGVVAADAAEAAGFAVPELGPRVRERLAGQLWGPSALGNPVDLAGMGEQDPMSYAAVVRTLLDSDEIDAVLMTGYFGGYSSDSGGLGGATGTLGATELAAADSIARAVRASPKPVVAQSMYPDAPSCQNLQAAGIPVFAAIEDAARALAAVVVAEDAGAEGGAAALEPLPEPAEPMTDTGYYATRAVLAEAGLRFPASAEISTEAGVRAFARSTSGPFVLKALHLLHKSDAGGVALNLADEEALVAAHREMHARLSAPSYSVEQMADLGAGVELIVGVNRDPRFGPIAMVGLGGVFTEVLGDVVFALAPVSAARAETMLRDLRCAALLDGVRGRPAVDVAAAAKAIEQITRVAAVQYDLAEFEVNPLLALPSGALALDARAVPLVPPSLSDY; from the coding sequence ATGAGCCGCGATCTGGCCCCGCTGAGCCGCGACCTGGCGCCGCTGTTCGACCCGGTGTCGGTGGCCGTGGTCGGCGCGAGCGACGACCCGGCGAAGTACGGGCACGCCATCGCCTCGCAGGCGCTGCGTGCGCCGCACCGCCGGCCGATCCACCTGGTGAACCGGCGCGGGGGCACCGTGCTCGGCCAGAGCGCGGCGCCCAGCCTGACCGCGCTCGGCGAACCGGTCGGCCTGGTCGTGGTCTCGGTCCCGGCGCCGGTGTACGAGCAGACCGTCGAGGAGGCCCTGGCCTGCGGGGCCAGAGCGATCGTCGCGGTGACCGCGGGCTTCGCCGAGACCGGAGCCGAAGGGCTCGCGCGCCAGCGGGCCGTCGCCGAGAAGGTGCGGGCGGCCGGCGCGGTCCTGGTCGGGCCCAACTGCCTGGGCATCGCCGACAACACGACCGAGCTGTATCTGGCCTCTGACGCCTTCGACCTGGGCGGCGTCGCGCTGCTGAGCCAGAGCGGGAACCTGGCGCTGGAGCTCCAGCTCGCGTTCGCGCCGCACGGCCTGGGCTTCTCGCGGTTCGTCTCGCTCGGCAACCAGTCCGACGTCACGCTCGTGGACCTGGTCCGGGACTGCGCGCGCCACGACGCGACGAAGGCGATCGCGGTGTACGCCGAGGACTTCGGCGACGGCCGGGCGTTCGCGCAGGCGGCGGCCACGGCGGGCAAGCCGGTGGTGCTGCTCAGCGCCGGACGCGGAGCGGCGGCCGCGCGCAGTGCGGCGTCGCACACCGGGGCGCTGACGACGTCGGCCGCGATCGTCGCGGCCGCGTGCCGGGACGCCGGTGTCGAGCTGGTCCGCACGCCCCGGGAGATGACCGCGGTCCTCGCGGCGGTCGCCGGCGGCCGCCGGGCGCGCGGGCGTCGGGTCGCGGTGTTCACCGACGGCGGCGGGCACGGCGTCGTCGCCGCGGATGCCGCCGAGGCCGCCGGATTCGCGGTCCCCGAGCTCGGTCCGCGGGTCCGGGAGCGGCTGGCCGGGCAGCTGTGGGGGCCCTCGGCGCTCGGCAACCCGGTCGATCTGGCGGGCATGGGGGAGCAGGACCCGATGTCGTACGCGGCCGTGGTGCGGACGCTGCTGGACTCCGACGAGATCGACGCGGTCCTGATGACCGGGTACTTCGGCGGATACTCTTCTGACTCCGGGGGCCTTGGCGGCGCGACCGGGACGCTCGGCGCGACCGAGCTCGCGGCTGCCGACTCGATCGCCCGGGCGGTGCGGGCGTCCCCGAAGCCGGTCGTGGCGCAGTCGATGTATCCGGACGCGCCGAGCTGTCAGAACCTGCAGGCGGCGGGCATCCCGGTGTTCGCGGCGATCGAGGACGCGGCGCGGGCGCTGGCGGCCGTCGTGGTCGCGGAAGACGCCGGCGCCGAGGGCGGTGCGGCGGCACTGGAACCGTTGCCCGAACCCGCCGAGCCGATGACCGACACCGGCTACTACGCGACGCGCGCCGTGCTGGCCGAGGCAGGCTTGCGATTCCCGGCTTCGGCCGAGATCAGCACCGAGGCCGGGGTACGGGCATTCGCACGCAGTACATCAGGCCCCTTCGTCCTCAAGGCGCTGCATCTGCTTCACAAGTCCGACGCCGGCGGCGTCGCCCTGAACCTCGCCGACGAGGAAGCGCTGGTCGCGGCGCACCGGGAGATGCATGCGCGCCTGTCCGCGCCGTCCTACTCGGTGGAGCAGATGGCGGATCTGGGCGCAGGCGTCGAGCTGATCGTCGGCGTGAACCGCGACCCGCGCTTCGGCCCGATCGCGATGGTGGGCCTCGGCGGGGTGTTCACCGAAGTCCTCGGCGACGTCGTGTTCGCACTCGCGCCAGTCTCCGCCGCCCGCGCGGAGACGATGCTGCGCGATCTGCGCTGCGCCGCCCTGCTGGACGGGGTGCGCGGCCGGCCGGCGGTCGACGTGGCTGCCGCCGCGAAGGCGATCGAGCAGATCACCCGCGTCGCCGCCGTCCAGTACGACCTCGCCGAATTCGAGGTCAACCCGTTGTTGGCCCTGCCGTCCGGGGCGCTCGCCCTGGATGCCCGGGCCGTGCCGCTGGTCCCACCGTCCCTTTCCGACTACTGA
- a CDS encoding acyl-CoA dehydrogenase family protein: protein MDFRLTQRQLELQTAARELADFMTKYELACEQDNGLPAAAHAEVRDAVLAAGLQAINMPAEWGGAGLTIFEQAVVQEQLGRLTGALWDMVWRPANALRFCTPEQRERFLEPVIRGERRDCYAVTEPNAGSDPQNLTTTARKTDGGWLLDGEKWFVTVGDHADFLIVLAAAGDAAAPTLFLVDKATEGVAVKRTPRFMHTFVYEHPEFTFTDVFVADDQVLGGIGEGYDITRGWFTEERLMIAARTIGAAERALELARDWAVYREQFGQPIANFQLIQGMLADCAVDVAVNRAYFLQVAWELSQPDADRKTLHAKAAIAKLAASEASNRVVDRCVQIFGGRGYDRSYAVERLYRELRVDRIWEGTSEIQRLVVAGELIKRGTGVLRLPS, encoded by the coding sequence ATGGACTTCCGTCTCACCCAGCGCCAGCTCGAGTTGCAGACCGCGGCGCGCGAACTGGCCGACTTCATGACCAAGTACGAACTCGCCTGCGAGCAGGACAACGGCCTGCCGGCCGCGGCGCACGCCGAAGTCCGCGACGCGGTGCTGGCCGCCGGCCTGCAGGCGATCAACATGCCGGCCGAGTGGGGCGGCGCCGGGCTGACCATCTTCGAGCAGGCCGTGGTGCAGGAGCAGCTGGGCCGGCTGACCGGCGCGCTGTGGGACATGGTCTGGCGCCCGGCCAACGCGCTGCGCTTCTGCACGCCCGAGCAGCGGGAGCGCTTCCTGGAGCCGGTGATCCGCGGTGAGCGCCGCGACTGCTACGCCGTCACCGAGCCGAACGCCGGGTCGGACCCGCAGAACCTGACGACGACCGCGCGGAAGACCGACGGCGGCTGGCTGCTCGACGGCGAGAAGTGGTTCGTGACGGTCGGGGACCACGCGGACTTCCTCATCGTGCTGGCCGCCGCCGGCGACGCTGCCGCCCCGACGCTGTTCCTGGTGGACAAGGCCACCGAAGGCGTGGCGGTGAAGCGGACGCCGCGCTTCATGCACACCTTCGTCTACGAGCACCCGGAGTTCACGTTCACCGACGTCTTCGTGGCCGACGACCAGGTGCTCGGAGGGATCGGCGAGGGCTACGACATCACGCGCGGCTGGTTCACCGAGGAGCGCCTGATGATCGCCGCGCGGACGATCGGCGCCGCCGAGCGGGCGCTGGAGCTGGCGCGCGACTGGGCCGTGTACCGGGAGCAGTTCGGGCAGCCGATCGCCAACTTCCAGCTGATCCAGGGCATGCTCGCGGACTGCGCGGTCGACGTCGCCGTCAACCGCGCGTACTTCCTGCAGGTCGCCTGGGAGCTCTCGCAGCCCGACGCGGACCGCAAGACCCTGCACGCCAAGGCGGCGATAGCCAAGCTGGCGGCGAGCGAGGCGTCCAACCGGGTGGTGGACCGCTGCGTGCAGATCTTCGGCGGCCGGGGGTACGACAGGTCGTACGCGGTCGAGCGGCTCTATCGCGAGCTGCGGGTGGACCGGATCTGGGAGGGCACGTCCGAGATCCAGCGGCTGGTGGTCGCCGGCGAGCTGATCAAGCGCGGGACCGGCGTGCTGCGGCTGCCGTCGTGA